From a region of the Helicobacter hepaticus ATCC 51449 genome:
- the trpB gene encoding tryptophan synthase subunit beta: MKKKIFTESKNGYFGEAKGGNHAFGGQYIPEILLPALKELEKAYHGVFVSKAYKKELKSLFKHFVGRPTPLIYAHNASKILKNDIYLKFEGLANTGAHKINNALGQVLLAKHMKKKRVIAETGAGQHGLATAAACARLGLECEIFMGEIDIARQRPNVFNMELFGAKVHSVSSGSKTLKDAVNEALREWSKRSDDSFYVLGSALGPYPYPDIVRDLQSVISKELKKQTKAYFSSLPDILVACVGGGSNAMGFFTHYLKEERVRLIGVEAGGIGDKEGENAIRINTINASEGIAQGYKSLFLQDKDGQLSDTHSISAGLDYAGIGPQLAHLYEVGRVEFQSATDKEALEALSFFAQYEGIIPALESSHALAAVIRLCKDIKGKKIIANISGRGDKDIFITAKALTPEHWKTFLSEEIARIG; this comes from the coding sequence ATGAAAAAGAAAATATTTACAGAATCTAAAAATGGTTATTTTGGGGAAGCAAAAGGTGGTAATCACGCTTTTGGTGGGCAATATATCCCTGAAATTTTGCTTCCGGCTTTAAAAGAATTGGAAAAAGCATATCATGGCGTGTTTGTGAGTAAAGCATATAAAAAGGAGCTTAAAAGCTTATTCAAGCATTTTGTGGGACGTCCAACACCGCTTATTTATGCTCATAATGCTTCAAAGATTCTCAAAAATGATATTTATTTGAAGTTTGAAGGTTTAGCAAATACAGGGGCGCACAAGATTAATAATGCTCTAGGACAAGTGCTTTTAGCAAAGCATATGAAGAAAAAACGTGTGATTGCCGAGACAGGAGCGGGACAGCACGGATTAGCCACAGCAGCAGCTTGTGCACGTTTGGGTTTAGAGTGTGAAATTTTTATGGGTGAGATAGATATAGCACGACAGCGTCCCAATGTCTTTAATATGGAACTTTTTGGCGCAAAAGTCCATAGTGTCAGCAGTGGAAGCAAGACGCTTAAAGATGCAGTTAATGAGGCTTTGCGTGAGTGGAGTAAAAGAAGTGATGATAGCTTTTATGTGCTAGGAAGCGCACTTGGACCTTATCCATATCCTGATATTGTGCGAGATTTGCAGAGTGTGATAAGTAAAGAGCTTAAGAAGCAAACAAAGGCTTATTTTAGCTCCTTGCCTGATATTTTGGTAGCTTGTGTGGGTGGAGGAAGCAATGCTATGGGATTTTTTACTCATTATCTCAAAGAAGAGCGTGTGCGACTTATTGGCGTTGAAGCTGGAGGTATAGGAGATAAAGAGGGGGAAAATGCTATTAGGATTAATACAATAAATGCAAGTGAAGGCATTGCACAGGGCTATAAAAGCTTGTTTTTGCAAGATAAAGATGGGCAGCTTAGTGATACGCATTCTATTTCGGCAGGACTTGATTATGCGGGGATTGGACCTCAATTAGCACATTTGTATGAGGTTGGACGTGTGGAATTTCAATCTGCCACAGATAAAGAGGCTTTAGAAGCACTTAGCTTTTTTGCTCAATATGAGGGCATTATTCCCGCTTTAGAATCTAGCCACGCTCTCGCTGCTGTTATACGCCTATGCAAAGATATAAAAGGCAAAAAAATTATTGCTAATATTTCCGGACGCGGCGATAAGGATATATTTATTACTGCTAAAGCTCTTACACCTGAACATTGGAAGACATTTTTAAGCGAAGAAATCGCTCGTATAGGGTAG
- a CDS encoding methionine-R-sulfoxide reductase — protein MPPLNEQERAVLLHKATEAPFSGAYTDCFENGIYLCRQCGTPLYESNAKFPSHCGWASFDDEIQGAIKRIPDSDGVRTEIICAHCGGHLGHIFENEGFTPKNIRHCVNSLSLSFRKNNAQ, from the coding sequence ATGCCTCCACTCAATGAGCAAGAACGCGCAGTTCTTTTACATAAAGCCACTGAAGCACCTTTTAGCGGTGCTTATACAGATTGCTTTGAAAATGGAATCTATCTTTGTAGGCAATGTGGCACACCCCTTTATGAATCAAATGCAAAATTTCCTTCACATTGTGGTTGGGCAAGTTTTGATGATGAGATTCAAGGTGCGATAAAGCGCATACCCGATAGTGATGGTGTGCGCACTGAGATTATCTGCGCTCATTGTGGCGGACATTTAGGACATATCTTTGAAAATGAGGGCTTTACCCCTAAGAATATACGCCATTGTGTAAATTCACTCTCGCTTAGCTTTCGTAAAAACAATGCTCAATAA